Proteins from a single region of Strix aluco isolate bStrAlu1 chromosome 18, bStrAlu1.hap1, whole genome shotgun sequence:
- the SNRPD3 gene encoding small nuclear ribonucleoprotein Sm D3: MSIGVPIKVLHEAEGHIVTCETNTGEVYRGKLIEAEDNMNCQMSNITVTYRDGRVAQLEQVYIRGSKIRFLILPDMLKNAPMLKSMKNKNQGSGAGRGKAAILKAQVAARGRGRGMGRGNIFQKRR; this comes from the exons ATGTCAATTGGAGTGCCAATTAAAGTCCTGCACGAGGCTGAGGGCCATATTGTGACATGTGAGACCAATACAGGAGAAGTTTACCGAGGCAAACTTATTGAAGCTGAAGACAACATGAATTGTCAG ATGTCCAACATAACAGTGACGTACAGAGATGGACGAGTGGCACAGCTTGAGCAGGTGTACATCAGAGGTAGCAAGATACGGTTTCTTATTTTACCAGATATGTTGAAGAATGCCCCTATGCTAAAGAGCATGAAGAATAAAAACCAGGGTTCTGGAGCTGGGCGAGGAAAAGCAGCTATTCTCAAAGCTCAAG tggCTGCAAGAGGAAGAGGCCGTGGTATGGGCCGTGGCAACATCTTCCAGAAGCGAAGATAA